In Streptomyces violaceusniger Tu 4113, one DNA window encodes the following:
- the dnaJ gene encoding molecular chaperone DnaJ, whose amino-acid sequence MATDYYAVLGVPRDASQDQIKKAFRRLARELHPDVNPDPKTQERFKEINAAYEVLSDPQKKQVYDLGGDPMSGAGGGGAGGFGGGFGNFSDIMDAFFGSASQRGPRSRTRRGQDAMIRLDVELSEAAFGTTKDIQVDTAVVCTTCSGEGAAPGTSAQTCDMCRGRGEVSQVTRSFLGQVMTSRPCPQCQGFGTVVPTPCPECAGDGRIRSRRTLTVKIPAGVDNGTRIQLAGEGEVGPGGGPAGDLYVEIHEVPHPVFQRRGDDMHCTVTIPMTAASLGTKVPLETLDGLDEVDIRPGTQSGQSIPLHQRGVTHLRGGGRGDLIVHVEVTTPTKLDPEQEELLRRLSKLRGEERPIGEFKPGQQGLFSRLKDAFNGR is encoded by the coding sequence GTGGCGACGGACTACTACGCAGTCCTGGGCGTGCCGCGTGATGCCTCGCAGGACCAGATCAAGAAGGCATTCCGCCGGCTCGCACGCGAGCTGCATCCGGATGTGAACCCGGATCCGAAGACCCAGGAGCGGTTCAAGGAGATCAACGCCGCTTACGAGGTCTTGTCGGACCCACAGAAGAAGCAGGTCTACGACCTGGGCGGGGACCCGATGTCCGGGGCCGGCGGCGGTGGCGCCGGCGGGTTCGGAGGGGGCTTCGGCAACTTCTCCGACATCATGGACGCGTTCTTCGGGTCCGCCTCGCAGCGCGGTCCGCGCTCCAGGACCCGGCGCGGTCAGGACGCGATGATCCGGCTGGACGTGGAGCTCAGCGAGGCCGCGTTCGGGACCACCAAGGACATCCAGGTCGACACCGCGGTCGTCTGCACGACGTGCAGCGGCGAGGGCGCGGCGCCGGGCACCTCGGCGCAGACCTGTGACATGTGCCGTGGCCGTGGTGAGGTCTCGCAGGTGACGCGGTCCTTCCTGGGCCAGGTCATGACCTCGCGGCCGTGCCCCCAGTGCCAGGGCTTCGGCACCGTGGTGCCGACCCCGTGCCCGGAGTGCGCGGGCGACGGCCGGATCCGCTCGCGGCGCACCCTGACCGTGAAGATCCCCGCCGGCGTGGACAACGGCACCAGGATCCAGCTCGCCGGTGAGGGCGAGGTCGGACCGGGCGGCGGCCCGGCGGGCGACCTGTATGTGGAGATCCACGAGGTCCCGCATCCGGTCTTCCAGCGGCGCGGTGACGATATGCACTGCACCGTGACCATCCCGATGACGGCGGCGTCGCTGGGCACCAAGGTGCCGCTGGAGACGCTGGACGGCCTGGATGAGGTCGACATCCGGCCCGGTACCCAGTCCGGCCAGTCGATCCCGCTGCACCAGCGCGGCGTCACCCATCTGCGGGGCGGCGGCCGGGGCGATCTGATCGTGCATGTCGAGGTGACCACCCCGACCAAGCTCGACCCGGAGCAGGAGGAGCTGCTGCGGCGGCTGTCCAAGCTGCGCGGCGAGGAGCGCCCGATCGGCGAATTCAAGCCGGGGCAGCAGGGGCTGTTCTCGCGGCTGAAGGATGCGTTCAATGGGCGGTAG
- the hrcA gene encoding heat-inducible transcriptional repressor HrcA, translated as MLSERRLEVLRAIVQDYVGTEEPVGSKALTERHRLGVSPATVRNDMAALEDEGFIAQPHTSAGRIPTDKGYRLFVDKLAGVKPLSSPERRAIQNFLDGAVDLDDVVGRTVRLLAQLTRQVAVVQYPSLTRSTVRHVELLPLATARVMLVLITDTGRVEQRMVDCPTPITEDSLADLRARLNSRVVGRRFADVPQLVQDLPESFEQEDRGTVSIVLSTLLETLVEETEERLMIGGTANLTRFVHDFPLTIRPVLEALEEHVVLLKLLGEAKDSGMTVRIGHENAHEGLNATSVVAVGYGSGDEAVAKLGVVGPTRMDYPGTMGAVRAVARYVGQILAES; from the coding sequence GTGCTCAGCGAACGCAGACTCGAGGTGCTGCGTGCCATTGTCCAGGACTATGTGGGGACGGAGGAGCCGGTCGGCTCCAAGGCGCTCACCGAGCGGCACCGGCTGGGGGTCTCCCCGGCCACGGTGCGTAACGACATGGCCGCTCTGGAGGACGAGGGGTTCATCGCTCAGCCGCATACGAGCGCCGGGCGGATCCCCACGGACAAGGGCTATCGCCTCTTCGTGGACAAGCTGGCGGGCGTGAAGCCGCTGTCCAGCCCGGAGCGGCGGGCCATTCAGAACTTCCTGGACGGCGCGGTCGACCTCGATGACGTGGTGGGCCGCACGGTCCGGCTGCTGGCGCAGCTGACCCGGCAGGTGGCGGTGGTGCAGTATCCGTCGCTGACCCGTTCGACGGTGCGCCATGTGGAGCTGCTGCCGCTGGCCACGGCCCGGGTGATGCTGGTGCTGATCACGGACACCGGCCGGGTGGAGCAGCGCATGGTGGACTGCCCCACCCCGATCACCGAGGACTCGCTGGCCGATCTGCGCGCCCGGCTCAACAGCCGGGTCGTGGGTCGGCGTTTCGCGGATGTGCCGCAGTTGGTGCAGGATCTTCCGGAGTCCTTCGAACAGGAGGACCGGGGGACCGTCTCGATCGTGCTGTCGACCTTGCTCGAGACGCTTGTGGAGGAGACCGAGGAGCGGCTGATGATCGGCGGCACCGCGAACCTCACGCGTTTCGTGCATGATTTCCCCCTGACGATCCGGCCCGTCCTGGAGGCGCTCGAGGAGCATGTCGTCCTCCTCAAGTTGCTGGGCGAGGCCAAGGACTCGGGTATGACCGTGCGGATCGGGCATGAGAATGCTCACGAGGGGCTCAACGCCACCTCGGTCGTCGCGGTCGGCTACGGTTCCGGCGACGAGGCGGTCGCCAAACTCGGCGTGGTCGGACCGACCCGCATGGACTACCCCGGAACGATGGGAGCGGTACGCGCAGTGGCACGTTACGTCGGACAGATCCTGGCGGAGTCGTAA
- a CDS encoding MBL fold metallo-hydrolase, with protein METCWEEAGWERLAPGVARRRLPEWDETVGVVVGRTDILVVDTGATLRAGAELRALITRLTGRRPTRIALTHPHFDHVLGSAAFAGCEVYGATGMDELLRRERETLREDAIRHGVDRDAATEAVDHLVGPHHLVSGELTLDLGDRPVLLANVGPGHTAHDLAVLVPGRPEVVFCGDLVEESGPPQAGPDAIPGRWPAALDRLLALGGPDARYVPGHGSVVDAGFVRAQRDELAARFGVSLQAPTQAPTQPPN; from the coding sequence ATGGAGACGTGTTGGGAAGAGGCAGGCTGGGAGCGGCTCGCACCCGGTGTGGCCCGCCGTCGGTTGCCGGAGTGGGACGAGACGGTCGGCGTGGTCGTCGGCCGGACCGACATCCTCGTCGTGGACACCGGCGCGACCCTGCGCGCCGGGGCCGAGCTGCGCGCCCTGATCACCCGGCTGACCGGCCGCCGCCCCACCCGGATCGCGCTCACCCATCCGCACTTCGACCACGTCCTGGGCTCGGCCGCCTTCGCGGGCTGCGAGGTGTACGGGGCCACGGGCATGGACGAGCTGCTGCGCCGTGAGCGGGAGACGCTGCGCGAGGACGCGATCCGCCACGGAGTGGACCGGGACGCCGCCACCGAGGCCGTGGACCATCTGGTCGGCCCGCACCACCTGGTCTCCGGGGAGCTCACCCTGGACCTGGGCGACCGGCCGGTGCTGCTGGCCAATGTGGGGCCCGGCCACACCGCCCATGACCTGGCCGTTCTGGTGCCCGGCCGGCCCGAGGTGGTCTTCTGCGGCGATCTGGTGGAGGAGTCCGGCCCGCCCCAGGCCGGGCCCGACGCGATCCCCGGCCGCTGGCCCGCCGCCCTCGACCGACTGCTCGCCCTCGGCGGCCCGGACGCGCGGTACGTCCCGGGGCACGGCTCGGTCGTGGACGCCGGGTTCGTCCGGGCCCAACGCGACGAACTGGCGGCCCGCTTCGGCGTGTCTCTCCAGGCGCCCACCCAGGCGCCCACCCAGCCGCCCAACTAG
- a CDS encoding IS5 family transposase (programmed frameshift) translates to MGRGDLTDAEWERLRPFLPVSNGRCGRWRDHRQVIDGILHRVRTGVQWRDLPERFGPWKTVYERHRLWSADGTWERLLQQVQAAADAAGDIDWDLAVDSTIVRAHQHAAGARTDPPPAAASKGAETRTPGRASVAEPARPAGGGGAGGEGLGRSRGGLTSKLHLSADGRCRPLSLIVTGGQRADCTQFQPVLEKIRVPRPGPGRPRTKPDSLAADKAYSNGPCRDYLRRRGIRHIIPEKSDSQAARLRKGSRGGRPPGFDEERYKKRNTVERAINRLKQSRAVATRYDKRGYVFLGTATTAALVIWLRT, encoded by the exons ATGGGGCGGGGTGATCTGACGGATGCGGAGTGGGAACGACTGCGGCCGTTCCTGCCGGTCAGCAATGGACGTTGTGGCAGGTGGCGGGATCATCGACAGGTGATCGACGGGATCCTGCACCGCGTGCGCACCGGGGTGCAGTGGCGTGATCTGCCCGAACGGTTCGGACCGTGGAAGACCGTCTATGAACGCCACCGGCTATGGTCGGCCGACGGCACCTGGGAACGCCTGCTGCAGCAGGTCCAAGCCGCGGCCGACGCCGCGGGCGACATCGACTGGGACCTGGCGGTCGACTCGACCATCGTGCGCGCTCATCAGCACGCGGCCGGTGCTCGCACAGATCCGCCGCCGGCAGCCGCGTCAAAGGGGGCCGAAACA AGAACACCAGGACGAGCCTCCGTGGCAGAGCCTGCTCGCCCGGCTGGTGGAGGTGGTGCAGGAGGTGAGGGACTGGGCCGCTCGCGCGGCGGACTCACGAGCAAGCTCCACCTGAGCGCCGACGGCCGCTGCCGCCCGCTGTCCCTGATTGTCACCGGTGGACAGCGGGCGGACTGCACCCAGTTCCAGCCGGTGCTGGAGAAGATCCGCGTTCCACGGCCGGGGCCGGGCAGACCGCGCACAAAGCCCGACAGCCTCGCCGCTGACAAGGCCTACAGCAACGGGCCCTGCCGCGACTACCTGCGACGACGGGGCATCCGGCACATCATCCCGGAGAAGTCCGACAGTCAGGCCGCCCGCCTGCGTAAAGGCTCACGCGGCGGACGGCCACCCGGCTTCGACGAGGAACGGTACAAGAAGCGCAACACGGTCGAGCGGGCGATCAACAGGTTGAAGCAGTCCCGGGCCGTGGCCACTCGCTACGACAAACGCGGCTACGTCTTCCTCGGCACAGCCACCACAGCCGCGCTGGTCATTTGGCTTCGCACATGA
- a CDS encoding DUF3097 domain-containing protein, which yields MRQYDPDLTPPWKRQRPAPEVPAEPDLVVEEVTTGFCGAVIRCEKTAEGPTVTLEDRFGKHRVFPMEPRGFLLEGRAVTLVRPRAAAPSAPQRTASGSIAVPGARARVARAGRIYVEGRHDAELVERVWGDDLRIEGVVVEYLEGVDDLPAIVDDFAPGPDARLGVLVDHLVPGSKESRIAAQVTGEHVLVLGHPYIDIWEAVKPSSVGIPAWPTVPHGQDWKKGVCRALGWPENTGAAWQRILSTVHTYKDLQPELLGRVEELIDHVTAGR from the coding sequence ATGCGACAGTACGACCCGGACCTGACCCCGCCCTGGAAGCGGCAGCGGCCCGCCCCCGAGGTCCCCGCCGAACCGGACCTCGTCGTGGAGGAGGTCACCACCGGCTTCTGCGGCGCCGTGATCCGCTGCGAGAAGACCGCCGAGGGTCCCACGGTCACTCTGGAGGACCGCTTCGGCAAACATCGCGTCTTCCCCATGGAGCCGCGCGGTTTTCTGCTCGAAGGGCGTGCCGTCACCCTCGTACGCCCGCGCGCGGCGGCCCCCAGCGCGCCCCAGCGCACGGCCTCGGGGTCGATCGCCGTTCCGGGAGCGCGCGCGAGGGTCGCCCGTGCGGGGCGCATCTATGTCGAGGGGCGCCATGACGCGGAGCTGGTGGAGCGGGTCTGGGGCGACGATCTGCGTATCGAGGGCGTCGTCGTGGAGTACCTGGAGGGCGTCGACGACCTGCCCGCCATCGTCGATGACTTCGCCCCCGGCCCGGACGCCCGGCTCGGCGTCCTCGTCGATCATCTGGTGCCGGGCTCCAAGGAGTCCCGTATCGCCGCGCAGGTCACCGGCGAGCATGTGCTGGTCCTCGGCCACCCCTACATCGACATCTGGGAGGCCGTGAAGCCGTCCTCCGTCGGCATCCCGGCCTGGCCGACGGTGCCGCACGGCCAGGACTGGAAGAAGGGCGTCTGCCGCGCCCTGGGCTGGCCGGAGAACACCGGGGCCGCCTGGCAGCGGATCCTGTCCACGGTCCACACCTACAAGGACCTCCAGCCGGAGCTCCTGGGGCGGGTGGAGGAACTGATCGATCACGTCACCGCAGGGCGGTAG
- the hemW gene encoding radical SAM family heme chaperone HemW, with product MPSVLPDGEPMPEDGALPATALAGAERRPLGFYLHVPYCATRCGYCDFNTYTASELRGSGGVLASRDNYAEQVVEEVRLARKVLGDDPRPVETVFVGGGTPTLLAAADLGRMLGAIREEFGLAAGVEVTTEANPESVDPRYLAELREAGFNRISFGMQSARQPVLKVLDRTHTPGRPEACVAEARAAGFDHVNLDLIYGTPGESDADWRASLEAALGAGPDHVSAYALIVEEGTRLARRIRRGEVPMTDDDVHADRYLIAEEILSAAGFTWYEVSNWATSPAGRCRHNELYWRGADWWGAGPGAHSHVGGVRWWNVKHPGAYAQALGEGRSPGAGRELLTAEERRVERILLELRLAEGCPLELLRPAGAAAAARALEDGLLDPEPYGRGQAVLTLRGRLLADAVVRDLVD from the coding sequence ATGCCTTCCGTACTGCCAGATGGTGAGCCCATGCCCGAGGACGGCGCACTGCCCGCGACCGCTTTGGCGGGGGCGGAGCGGCGGCCGCTGGGGTTCTATCTGCATGTGCCGTACTGCGCCACCCGCTGCGGCTACTGCGACTTCAACACCTACACCGCCAGTGAGCTGCGCGGCTCCGGCGGTGTGCTCGCCTCGCGGGACAACTACGCCGAGCAGGTCGTCGAGGAGGTGCGGCTGGCGCGGAAGGTGCTGGGCGACGACCCACGGCCCGTGGAGACCGTCTTCGTCGGCGGCGGGACCCCGACCCTGCTCGCCGCGGCGGATCTCGGGCGGATGCTCGGGGCGATCCGGGAGGAGTTCGGCCTGGCCGCGGGGGTCGAGGTCACGACCGAGGCGAATCCGGAGTCGGTCGATCCGCGCTATCTGGCGGAGCTGCGGGAGGCGGGGTTCAACCGGATCTCCTTCGGGATGCAGAGCGCCCGGCAGCCCGTCCTGAAGGTGCTGGACCGTACGCATACCCCGGGGCGGCCGGAGGCGTGCGTGGCCGAGGCGCGGGCGGCCGGGTTCGACCATGTGAACCTGGACCTGATCTACGGGACGCCGGGGGAGAGCGACGCGGACTGGCGGGCCTCCCTGGAGGCGGCGCTCGGGGCGGGGCCGGACCATGTGTCGGCGTATGCGCTGATCGTGGAGGAGGGCACCCGGCTCGCGCGGCGGATCCGGCGCGGCGAGGTCCCGATGACCGACGACGATGTGCACGCGGACCGCTATCTGATCGCCGAGGAGATCCTTTCGGCCGCCGGGTTCACCTGGTACGAGGTCTCCAACTGGGCCACTTCGCCCGCCGGGCGCTGCCGGCACAACGAGCTGTACTGGCGCGGCGCCGACTGGTGGGGCGCCGGCCCCGGCGCGCACAGCCACGTGGGCGGCGTGCGGTGGTGGAACGTGAAGCACCCCGGGGCGTATGCGCAGGCCCTGGGCGAGGGCAGGTCGCCCGGCGCGGGCCGGGAGCTGCTGACCGCCGAGGAGCGCCGGGTGGAGCGGATCCTGCTGGAGCTGCGGCTGGCCGAGGGCTGCCCGCTGGAGCTGCTGCGCCCGGCCGGGGCGGCGGCCGCGGCACGGGCGCTGGAGGACGGCCTGCTGGACCCGGAGCCGTACGGACGGGGACAGGCCGTGCTCACGCTGCGCGGGCGGCTGCTGGCGGACGCGGTGGTGCGGGACCTGGTGGACTGA
- a CDS encoding ATP-binding SpoIIE family protein phosphatase, with product MGTSSSATSGGSVEGGGVVLPVGGGVGPVRTSASARVSLPCTPLAASAARRFVRTALADWAALEVPAADRVTDRVADEAILLVSELVTNAVVHAGTAVEVSCALDVSDREGEPPSLVVEVTDHHPTRVVRGDPPDPDERPEYAGGHGLRLVAEIAESWGTTYRRATKSVWFQMAVAPSGAAAAGAGAMGSGFMDAAAAMDPATGTVAEPEGGFGAGAVREGLGSVPEGAGVVREGRKEAVEIVAPAPGRAPVRLDPDWIQRGALSFLAEASDLLAGQFDEDMVTSLAGQLLVPRLADWCAIWLDSTSGPPRLARVWHASEGRIEGLRRVLEKEPPQVPAAVRGSAVEWPWPADPAAYGPGGAALACRLVAGGRALGTLLLGRAGLVRMPAEAVGLVEDFARRVALALASARRYTRQATISRVLQRGLLPSVIPRIPGVESAVVYEPTGDISAGGDFYDVFPAGDGRWCFVLGDVCGNGPEAAVVTGLVRPWLRLLAREGYGVGEVLDRLNQLLGEEAVEQAVEGAAEAVAAGVEAVGGPAGVMELMDGGLVGTGLPAGGGVARFLSLLYGELEPLGEGQGVRCTLASAGHPLPLVLRPEGEVRTVAAPQILLGVVDDVTYESESFDLAPGETLLCVTDGVTEHRSGDRQFDDEDGLAAAFALCAGLSAREVAERVRQAVDEFAAEPPDDDLAMLVLKVV from the coding sequence GTGGGGACGTCATCTTCTGCCACTTCTGGTGGGTCGGTTGAGGGCGGTGGGGTTGTACTACCGGTCGGGGGTGGGGTCGGCCCCGTTCGTACCAGTGCCTCGGCACGCGTCAGCCTGCCCTGCACTCCGCTCGCGGCCTCGGCCGCCCGCCGGTTCGTCCGCACCGCCCTCGCCGACTGGGCCGCGCTCGAGGTCCCGGCCGCCGACCGGGTCACCGACCGGGTCGCGGACGAGGCCATACTGCTGGTGAGCGAGCTGGTCACCAACGCGGTGGTGCACGCCGGCACCGCCGTCGAGGTGAGCTGTGCGCTTGATGTGTCGGACCGCGAGGGCGAACCGCCGTCCCTGGTCGTGGAGGTGACCGACCACCATCCCACCCGGGTGGTGCGCGGCGATCCGCCGGATCCGGACGAGCGGCCGGAGTACGCCGGTGGCCACGGGCTGCGGCTGGTGGCCGAGATCGCCGAGTCCTGGGGGACGACCTACCGGCGGGCGACCAAGTCGGTGTGGTTCCAGATGGCGGTGGCGCCCTCGGGCGCGGCCGCCGCGGGGGCGGGCGCCATGGGCTCGGGTTTCATGGACGCCGCGGCAGCCATGGACCCGGCGACCGGCACCGTGGCCGAGCCCGAGGGCGGGTTCGGGGCGGGGGCCGTCCGCGAGGGTTTGGGCTCCGTCCCCGAGGGCGCGGGAGTCGTTCGTGAAGGCCGTAAGGAGGCCGTCGAGATCGTCGCGCCCGCGCCGGGCCGCGCCCCCGTCCGCCTCGACCCCGACTGGATCCAGCGCGGCGCGCTCTCCTTCCTCGCCGAGGCGTCCGACCTGCTGGCCGGGCAGTTCGACGAGGACATGGTGACCTCGCTCGCCGGACAGCTCCTGGTGCCCCGGCTCGCCGACTGGTGCGCGATCTGGCTCGACTCCACGAGCGGCCCGCCCCGGCTGGCCCGGGTCTGGCACGCCAGCGAGGGGCGTATCGAGGGCCTGCGGCGGGTGCTGGAGAAGGAGCCGCCCCAGGTGCCCGCGGCCGTCCGCGGCAGCGCCGTGGAGTGGCCCTGGCCGGCCGACCCCGCCGCGTACGGGCCCGGCGGCGCGGCCCTCGCCTGCCGGCTGGTCGCGGGCGGCCGCGCGCTCGGCACGCTGCTGCTCGGGCGCGCCGGGCTGGTGCGGATGCCGGCCGAAGCGGTCGGTCTGGTCGAGGACTTCGCCCGCCGCGTCGCCCTGGCGCTCGCCTCCGCCCGCCGCTACACCCGGCAGGCGACCATCAGCCGGGTGCTGCAGCGCGGGCTGCTGCCGTCCGTCATCCCGCGCATCCCCGGTGTCGAGTCGGCGGTCGTGTACGAGCCCACCGGCGACATCTCGGCCGGAGGCGACTTCTACGACGTCTTCCCGGCCGGTGACGGCCGCTGGTGCTTCGTCCTGGGCGACGTCTGCGGAAACGGCCCGGAGGCGGCCGTGGTGACCGGCCTCGTCCGGCCCTGGCTGCGGCTGCTCGCCCGCGAGGGATACGGCGTGGGAGAGGTCCTGGACCGGCTCAACCAGCTCCTGGGCGAGGAGGCGGTGGAGCAGGCGGTCGAGGGCGCCGCGGAGGCCGTGGCGGCCGGTGTGGAGGCCGTGGGAGGCCCCGCCGGGGTCATGGAGCTGATGGACGGCGGCCTGGTCGGCACGGGGCTCCCGGCGGGCGGCGGGGTCGCGCGGTTCCTGTCGCTGCTGTACGGGGAGCTGGAGCCGCTGGGCGAGGGCCAGGGGGTGCGCTGCACGCTGGCCAGCGCGGGGCATCCGCTGCCGCTGGTGCTGCGGCCCGAAGGCGAGGTGCGGACCGTCGCGGCGCCGCAGATACTGCTGGGCGTTGTGGACGATGTGACGTACGAGAGTGAATCGTTCGATCTGGCGCCCGGGGAAACGCTGCTCTGTGTGACGGACGGGGTGACGGAGCACCGATCCGGCGACCGGCAGTTCGACGACGAGGACGGCCTGGCGGCGGCGTTCGCGCTGTGCGCGGGGCTGAGCGCGCGGGAGGTCGCGGAGCGGGTGCGGCAGGCGGTGGACGAGTTCGCGGCGGAGCCACCGGACGACGACCTGGCGATGCTGGTCCTCAAGGTGGTCTAG
- a CDS encoding AMP-dependent synthetase/ligase, giving the protein MTDTQILLENRPPSLATHFLQRVEATPDGEAYRYPVPPASGTGPDDWRPLTWRESADRVFAIAAGLIELGIRPEERVALASSTRVEWILADLGVLCAGAATTTVYPTTNADETSFILSDSGSRVLIAEDATQLAKVRAQRDELPELAHVVVIEAGDAIPAADDPEGWVLSLAELEKRGAARLEREPGAVRDRMDALRGDQLATLIYTSGTTGRPKGVRLAHDSWSYMAIVIGTQDGLLYPDDVQYLWLPLAHVFGKVLTAGQIYVGHTTAVDGRVDRIIDNLPVVRPTYMCAVPRIFEKVYNGVAQRAREGGGAKYKIFQWAVEISRDYARTSQDAFRRTGTASVPFALKAQHAVADKLVYGKLREAFGGRLRAAVSGSAALAPDIGYFFAGAGINILEGYGLTESSAASFLNPADYRTGTVGKAFPGLEVRFADDGEVLLRGPGIMQGYHGLPELTEQVLESDGWFHTGDIGELSPDGYLRITDRKKDLIKTSGGKYVAPAEVEGQFKAVCPFVSNILVHGADRNYCTALIALDEPTIMKWAAEHGLGGKSYAEVVATDETRKLIESYVLRLNEGLQRWQTIKKFRLLPRDLDVEHGELTPSLKLKRPVVEREYKALIEDMYTGTREV; this is encoded by the coding sequence GTGACCGACACACAGATCTTGCTCGAGAACCGGCCGCCGTCCTTGGCGACGCACTTCCTCCAGCGCGTCGAGGCGACACCGGACGGGGAGGCGTACCGCTATCCGGTGCCTCCTGCCTCGGGCACCGGCCCCGACGACTGGCGGCCGCTGACCTGGCGGGAAAGCGCGGATCGGGTCTTCGCCATCGCCGCCGGGCTGATCGAACTGGGCATCCGCCCCGAGGAGCGGGTGGCGCTGGCCTCCTCGACCCGCGTCGAGTGGATCCTGGCCGACCTGGGCGTGCTGTGCGCGGGCGCGGCCACCACCACGGTCTACCCGACCACCAACGCCGACGAGACCTCCTTCATCCTCTCCGACTCCGGCAGTCGGGTGCTGATCGCCGAGGACGCGACACAGCTCGCCAAGGTGCGGGCGCAGCGCGATGAACTCCCCGAGCTGGCCCATGTGGTGGTGATCGAGGCCGGGGACGCGATCCCCGCCGCGGACGACCCCGAGGGCTGGGTGCTCTCGCTCGCCGAGCTGGAGAAGCGGGGCGCGGCCCGGCTGGAGCGCGAGCCGGGCGCCGTACGGGATCGGATGGACGCCCTGCGCGGCGATCAGCTTGCGACGCTCATCTACACCTCCGGTACCACCGGGCGCCCCAAGGGCGTACGGCTGGCGCATGACTCCTGGTCGTACATGGCCATTGTGATCGGCACCCAGGACGGGCTGCTCTACCCCGACGATGTGCAGTACCTGTGGCTGCCGCTCGCGCATGTCTTCGGTAAGGTGCTGACGGCGGGGCAGATCTACGTCGGCCACACCACGGCGGTGGACGGCCGGGTCGACAGGATCATCGACAATCTGCCGGTGGTCCGGCCGACCTATATGTGTGCCGTGCCGCGGATCTTCGAGAAGGTCTACAACGGGGTGGCCCAGCGGGCGCGCGAGGGCGGCGGGGCCAAGTACAAGATCTTCCAGTGGGCGGTCGAGATCTCCCGGGATTACGCCAGGACCTCGCAGGACGCCTTCCGCCGCACCGGCACCGCCTCCGTGCCCTTCGCCCTCAAGGCCCAGCACGCGGTGGCCGACAAGCTGGTCTACGGCAAGCTGCGCGAGGCGTTCGGCGGCCGGCTGCGGGCCGCGGTGTCCGGCTCCGCCGCGCTCGCGCCCGACATCGGTTACTTCTTCGCGGGCGCCGGGATCAACATCCTGGAGGGCTACGGCCTGACCGAGTCCAGCGCCGCCAGTTTCCTCAACCCTGCGGACTACCGCACGGGCACGGTCGGCAAGGCGTTCCCCGGCCTGGAGGTGCGGTTCGCCGACGACGGCGAGGTGCTGCTGCGCGGACCCGGCATCATGCAGGGCTACCACGGGCTGCCGGAGCTGACCGAGCAGGTGCTGGAGTCCGACGGCTGGTTCCACACCGGAGACATCGGCGAGCTGTCCCCCGACGGCTATCTGCGGATTACCGACCGCAAGAAGGACCTGATCAAGACCTCGGGCGGCAAGTACGTCGCCCCGGCGGAGGTCGAGGGCCAGTTCAAGGCGGTGTGCCCGTTCGTCTCCAACATCCTGGTGCACGGCGCCGACCGTAATTACTGCACCGCGCTGATCGCCCTCGACGAGCCGACGATCATGAAGTGGGCGGCCGAGCACGGCCTGGGGGGCAAGTCCTACGCGGAAGTCGTGGCCACCGATGAGACGCGGAAGCTGATCGAGAGCTACGTGCTCCGGCTCAACGAGGGGCTGCAGCGCTGGCAGACGATCAAGAAGTTCCGGCTGCTGCCGCGCGATCTCGACGTGGAACACGGGGAGTTGACGCCCAGTCTGAAGCTGAAGCGGCCGGTGGTCGAGCGTGAGTACAAGGCCCTGATCGAGGACATGTACACGGGAACGCGGGAGGTTTAA